GAAGGTCATCCTTATAGGCATAATAAAGTTGGTTTTAAGAAGAATGTTGAGGAGGATGAAGAACCTCCTATTAGGCTTAGTGGCGAACAGGTCTGGAAAAGAGTTAGACACTATCCTAAAATAGTTGACACAGGAGGACAAGTGAGATTGAGCGGATATGGGGTGGAACACAATTGGACCAAAAGGAGTATATTTTGGGATCTCCCATATTGGAAAGATCATTTGGTTCGTCATTGTTTGGATCTAATGCATATTGAGAAGAATGTTTTTGATAACATAATGAATACCGTTATGGATACTGAAAGAACAAAAGACAATGAAAAGGCAACGTTAGACATGGCTGTGCTTTGTAAGCGACCAGATTTGAATTTGGTGCAGGTACGCGAAGGTCATTGGGCAAAGCCTAAGGGCAACTATGTCTTGACACTCCAACAACGAAAAAATGTTTGTAAATGGGTACAAGAGTTGAAAATGCCAGATGGATATGTTTCAAATTTACAAAGGTGTGTTGATGTCAAGGGAGGAAAATTGTTTGGGATGAAAACTCATGATTGTCATGTATTTATGGAATGTTTGCTTCCGTTAGCCTTCAAAGAGTTGCCAGACCACGTGTGGAAACCGTTGACCGAAATAAGTCAATATTTTAGGGACCTTTGTTCATCTACTCTTCGGGTTAGCGATCTTGTACAAATGAAAGCTAATATTCCTGTTATTTTGTGCAAGTTAGAAAGAATTTTTCCACCTGCCTTTTTCGACGTAATGGAGCATCTACCAGTTCACTTGGCATATGAGGCACGTGTTTGTGGACCAGCTCAGTATAGGTGGATGTATCCATTTGAGTGTGAAATAGGCACGTATAAGAGATCAGTGAAGAATCGGGCTAGAGTAGAGGGTTCAATTTGTCAAGCATACCTGGCTAGAGAGACATCAAGTTATTGTTCTTATTACTTTGAGCCACATGTCATGTCTAAGAGAACAAGGCCGAATCGAAATGATGATGGTGGTGTAAGTTCATCTGAGCCTACCCTTTCTATTTTTGATCAACCGGGTGTTCCTGGGGGAGCCAACAAAGACAAATGGTTAACTAGTATGGAAATGAAAGCCGCTCACTTACATATCTTGTTGAATTGTCCTGAAGTCGATACATTTAGAAGTAAATACGAGCAGATCCATGGGAGCAATAATTCTTTATCCAACTTTCCATCATGGTTCCATGAGCATGTAAGTTTTTACATTTTGTTGACTGTATCAAAATATGTAAAAGTAAATCTTGTTTTTCTAAATACTATGTTTTGTTTGACAAAATCAGGTAAAAAATCCCAGTAATGGCATAACTTGTCCTCATTTATTGAGTTTAGCATTCAGGCCAAAAACTAGGGCCACGAGTGTTGGTATGTTCAAGGTTAACGGGTATAGATTTCATACTCCTGAGCATGCATCTGGAAAGAAGACAGATAATACAGGCATATATGTTAAAGGTGATGGAGGGAATGATGCATCTGATTGGTACGGCACTCTTAAAGAGATTTTGATTATTGAATATCCAAGTCTTGTTAGTTTAAGAGTCACCTTGTTTTACTGTGAGTGGTATGACCCTACCAGGCCTCGAGGAACGCGTAGACACAAAGACTACAAAATAATTGAAGTATTACCCACTAGGAGATATGGGAGTTACGATCCATTCATCCTTGCGCAAAAAGCTAGNNNNNNNNNNNNNNNNNNNNNNNNNNNNNNNNNNNNNNNNNNNNNNNNNNNNNNNNNNNNNNNNNNNNNNNNNNNNNNNNNNNNNNNNNNNNNNNGATGCTTACATTGATGATGATGGAAGTTCAGAATTCTCGGATTGAGGTTTTAGTTGTAAATTCTTAGTTTGCAAATTTGTTAATTTACCCAATTTCACTCATTTGTGGCATATCTCCCAAAACACGCTGCTTTTTACTACTAGATGATGACACTACTAGCTGATTTTactttaattgcatatttttaataaatttgttaATTTGTTAATTCATATATCTTGTATCGGTTATGTTATGGATAATAACTTGCTTATTTTAATGCGTACAGGATATGGTTGGTAGAGACGGAGATCGCGGTCGTGGCCGTGGCCGTGGCCGTGGCCGTGGCCGTGGCCGTGGCCGTGGCCGAGGCCGAAGGGGGAGGCCTAGGCTTTCTACTGGTCACCCTCTTGACTTGCATGCGGATCCATACTCTCTCGTTGGGTCATCATCCGACACGACTGCTCCAACCAATGGGAGACAACCACCTATTGCTACTACTACCCCCTCCCGTCAGGAGCCTCAGATACACATGATGCCTACTCCGGGTGTGCCAAGATCATGGACTCAACAAGCCAATGAACCTTCCAACACTGCCTCACATGGTGTGCAGAGTGATCCAGCTATTGTAGCTCCTAATCTAGCAGGATCTTGTGGGGAAAGACAAACCACATCTAATAGTACCCAAGATGCTCAGGGTCAAGGAACATCCACTGCCACTGGTCACTCCAGCACGAGTGCTCCCAAGCTTAGATATGATGGTGCCAAATGGTTTGTTATTTGCTTTAAATTTTATGAATAACATGTCTCATTTTTACTAAGTAATatgtctttatcatttttttttatgtagtTGGCACCCACCTAAGCCTGGATTGAAGCATATCTCTCAGGTTTTTAAGGAAAACTACAACAAGCCTTGTCTGAGTTTTGATGAGGCAGATGATGATACTCGAAAAATATGGTGGACTGAGTGGAGGGTAAATTTTATCTACCTTGTTTATATCTCATAGAATATTATACTGTCCCCTTATATTCTATATATTCTGCCTTCTTGCATCTACTTTGGCTTTGCTCATTATGTATGATATGTTGATATCTGTGTTTTATATTCTTATTTTTTAGCTTAATGTTCAATGTCCAatagaatgataaaaaaaataagttaatGAATATGGGCATGCAGTTAGAGAAAGATAGAAAGGGGGAAAGGGTCCTATTTGTTTATTGAGTTTTGTTCATAGAAATGATTAGACATACCCATTCACATCTGATTAATAGTTCTTAAAACCAAAACTGGACTCTTATTTCTTTATTGTTCTACTAAactttttcttcacttctaaATGAGATCAAATGTGGTGTTACTTGTGGGAGTAGGGTTTTAGCTTTTGTATCTTACTATTAAGATTATAAAACTGTATATTAAATTGCTTCAATACATTAAATTCTCCTTAAATTTGATGAAATTACAGCAGAGTCCTTTATTTAGTTATAGGATTAAATTAGATGACTTTTGAGAGgggaaaaaaataaataggtATCCATAATGCAAAATTGCAAATTCAAGTAAATAATGATAATTGGATATATTCAAATAGTGCAGAGTGACATTTGCTGTGTTATAATCATAGCAGAAAAGCCTTTAACTAACTGATTACTATTTTGAATTTGTGGCTCTTGCTAATAGAACTATCATAGACCCTCTTGCTAATAGAACTTTTCTTCTTCTATCACTAAAAAAGTAATCTTAGCTTTTATGGTATGTGATATATTACTAGTAGTATACTTACTAGTTACTTTGGCAGTGTTTTTGtctcaacaattttaacatttattttaAGTGATATtgtaaaatgtgattttttttattccaaTGATTAAAACTACAATACCTAAGTCTCATTATTGATACAGAAGgggatttttttaaaatagaaatgctTTGACATTATTGATACGGAAGAGGATGATATCTATCAAGCTTGGAGGTTTAGGGCTGCCAAGCGCTTGCGAGGTATGCTCCATGCCATTCGCAAAAAAGGTGCCCGTCCATATTGGATCCCACCAGAAGTTATCGGTGAATTGATGAGACGTTGGGACACTGATGCCTATAGACAATTACAGGCGAGAAATACAGCTGCCAGGAAATCGACTCGAGGTACTTCCCTTCACACTGCAGGAGGCACCACCTTTCCAGAAGCGAGGTTACGCTTGGTAAGTTGTTTATAGACAATCTTTACTATGATATTTGCTGTTCTGTGAATGGTGACAGTTGCAAAAATATAGAATTTTatacaaattcaaaattttatgtgCATTTTCAATATTTGTGAAGTTTTGATTGTCTATGTGTGGCTTCTTTTGACTGGTTTCTTAATATACTGCCATTGGAGAGCTTCTAAAGATCAAATATTGAGCCCTTCTTTTGGTTTTGGAGAAGAAAAGTAGCTGGTTGACCCTGCTAGCTATGCAAAAGTAGTAGTAGTACACTAAATTACTCCTTCGTGATATAACATTTGCTGCACTTGTAGTAGTAGTACACTAAATTAatcttttttccctttttagaGTTGTTCATATACACATATAATTTGAACATTAACGATAGATAAAACCAATCATTAAATCAGAATGataataatttagaataaaagtaCATCCCAAAATAATAGTGTTAATTGGTTGAAATGAaaaaagaaatgaattaattgATATTATAGTGAGAAattagagaaagagaaagagaatctAATATATAAACTCTGAAAAGCACGTCCCATAGTTGGGTTGGAAGTGGACTAGGCTTTTAAGATGAGTGTCCCGTGAGCACCAGTTATAGTCATGTTATGTGAATTCAATTGTTTATTTGCTTTCTGCAGCCACATCAATTCTCTGTTGCGTGATGTTTTCTTGATGTCAAAGATCAATGAAAGtttattctttaaaattaaagttattcAATTGATTCCTTACTTTTTTACGAATAACCTAACATAGGTAGCCTTATATTCTATATTTTTACATGTATTTTCTCCATGTCACTTCCTCCTCGTATTCACAAAGCCGTCCTCCCTAGTAGTAATAATATGAAATTATGAATTCAATTTATAATCTGTTTTGATTCTAACTTGTCTCATCCCATTCACGTTAATAAGTTCATctttaaataatatattatatataaatgtgAAAAGGTGCATAGTAGTGTATTAGAATTTTCATTTACACATATTCCTTAATTATCATAATTTCTTTCAGTTGAATCAAATTCGTTAAATTCTAATACTACACAGCTTTTATGtttcacacatacacacacaaaaAATCTATAACAACCACCTGGATAGTGATCACTAATTAAATATAATGAGTAGataaaaatataagataatatCATCATGTTCAACACAGGTACACATACACTTgtattttgttatattttatttaatttattatatatatattccatGTCTTTATAAGATTTGTCACTAATTAGGAATAAGATACTCCATAATAACCTTACATATGCAGATCAACCATAGTGCTCAATGTAGTCTgacattttttatattataatttgcCAACATCAGGTACAGCACAATTATTTGCCAAACATTATAAAAGGATACAATTTTTACCAAAAAAACTAGAAAAGGATAAGGAACATGATGGCAGCCAACACTCATACTAATTTTTCAGCCACATCCCATATTTGTTGATAAAAATATAGAATATAAGGCTACCTATGTTAGGTTATTCATAAAAAAGTAAGGAATCAATTgaataactttaattttaaagaataaaCTTTCATACTAAATTTTCAGCCACATCccatatttgttgataatttggtTACATTATGTAGAATCATTCGCTTGGAAGACCATCACGTATGGATGAGTTTTTTGAGCACACTCATACTCGCAAAGAGGATAGGACTCAATGGGTTGATGAACACTCCCGAAAGACAAAGGTAACTTACCTTTATTAATTGGAACTATTTTGTTATCTAATTGTTATGCATTATTGATACTTATAGTAATTTATCAATCATTTTTGTTCATTGTAGGATATATTTCAAGAGCGTATGTTTCAGGCTGAGCAAGAGCGGCAGACTGCTATAGAGGCTGGTGTAATTGATCCACCGCCTGTCTCTGAAGAAAGCATATGGATTGAGACAGTGGGTGGAAAACGAAGAGGTAGGGTATATGGCATGGGTGAGGTAAGGGACTCTTCCATGGTGCGGCCTCGAGTTGATGGGCCAACCACGACCACCAGCGCTGATGTTTTGGATCTTAGAGAACGAATCATAATACTCAATAGGAAAGTTGAACAACATGCCGCTAAATATAGAGAGCTTGAAGACCGCTACCAAAGGGAGAAAAGAGAGTGGCAACAGACTGTTGAATCCTTCCGTGAGGATCTCAACACCAGTAACTCACAGATGGATCAATTTAGTCATTAGTTGAGCAGTTTGACTGAGTATGTGAGAGCCATGGGTCCTAGTAGTTCTGGATCACGTGTTTCCCCACCTCCTCCTTTTACTTTCCCAAGCTCTCAGAAAAGCATAGCCCCAGCCCCAGGTAGAAAACTCCCACCTATTCTGCAGCGACCAGGACAACCACAGAGTTCTCAAAGGGAGGATGATTCTGACGATTTTGATGACTCAGATGATTATTTAGACGAGTATGAGTAGGTTATTTAATTACTATACTttgaatattttatattattagtaGATTGCAATTTAAACGAATATAACtctaagtttagttatttatcttgtcttgagtctttatgttagagggttatttattattttgataagtttgtaaactca
The DNA window shown above is from Arachis ipaensis cultivar K30076 chromosome B08, Araip1.1, whole genome shotgun sequence and carries:
- the LOC107613395 gene encoding uncharacterized protein LOC107613395 isoform X3; the encoded protein is MVGRDGDRGRGRGRRGRPRLSTGHPLDLHADPYSLVGSSSDTTAPTNGRQPPIATTTPSRQEPQIHMMPTPGVPRSWTQQANEPSNTASHGVQSDPAIVAPNLAGSCGERQTTSNSTQDAQGQGTSTATGHSSTSAPKLRYDGAKCWHPPKPGLKHISQVFKENYNKPCLSFDEADDDTRKIWWTEWRKCFDIIDTEEDDIYQAWRFRAAKRLRGMLHAIRKKGARPYWIPPEVIGELMRRWDTDAYRQLQARNTAARKSTRGTSLHTAGGTTFPEARLRLNHSLGRPSRMDEFFEHTHTRKEDRTQWVDEHSRKTKDIFQERMFQAEQERQTAIEAGVIDPPPVSEESIWIETVGGKRRGRVYGMGEVRDSSMVRPRVDGPTTTTSADVLDLRERIIILNRKVEQHAAKYRELEDRYQREKREWQQTVESFREDLNTSNSQMDQFSH
- the LOC107613395 gene encoding uncharacterized protein LOC107613395 isoform X1, which translates into the protein MWTIIDFPAYGMLSGWSTGGRLACPLCMEDTKAFWLDYSGKNSWFDCHRRYLPEGHPYRHNKVGFKKNVEEDEEPPIRLSGEQVWKRVRHYPKIVDTGGQVRLSGYGVEHNWTKRSIFWDLPYWKDHLVRHCLDLMHIEKNVFDNIMNTVMDTERTKDNEKATLDMAVLCKRPDLNLVQVREGHWAKPKGNYVLTLQQRKNVCKWVQELKMPDGYVSNLQRCVDVKGGKLFGMKTHDCHVFMECLLPLAFKELPDHVWKPLTEISQYFRDLCSSTLRVSDLVQMKANIPVILCKLERIFPPAFFDVMEHLPVHLAYEARVCGPAQYRWMYPFECEIGTYKRSVKNRARVEGSICQAYLARETSSYCSYYFEPHVMSKRTRPNRNDDGGVSSSEPTLSIFDQPGVPGGANKDKWLTSMEMKAAHLHILLNCPEVDTFRSKYEQIHGSNNSLSNFPSWFHEHVSFYILLTVSKYVKVNLVFLNTMFCLTKSGKKSQ
- the LOC107613395 gene encoding uncharacterized protein LOC107613395 isoform X2, giving the protein MVGRDGDRGRGRGRGRGRGRGRGRGRGRRGRPRLSTGHPLDLHADPYSLVGSSSDTTAPTNGRQPPIATTTPSRQEPQIHMMPTPGVPRSWTQQANEPSNTASHGVQSDPAIVAPNLAGSCGERQTTSNSTQDAQGQGTSTATGHSSTSAPKLRYDGAKCWHPPKPGLKHISQVFKENYNKPCLSFDEADDDTRKIWWTEWRKCFDIIDTEEDDIYQAWRFRAAKRLRGMLHAIRKKGARPYWIPPEVIGELMRRWDTDAYRQLQARNTAARKSTRGTSLHTAGGTTFPEARLRLNHSLGRPSRMDEFFEHTHTRKEDRTQWVDEHSRKTKDIFQERMFQAEQERQTAIEAGVIDPPPVSEESIWIETVGGKRRGRVYGMGEVRDSSMVRPRVDGPTTTTSADVLDLRERIIILNRKVEQHAAKYRELEDRYQREKREWQQTVESFREDLNTSNSQMDQFSH